A stretch of the Vigna radiata var. radiata cultivar VC1973A chromosome 9, Vradiata_ver6, whole genome shotgun sequence genome encodes the following:
- the LOC106773738 gene encoding 7-methylxanthosine synthase 1 produces the protein MMTTERVLHMNGGDGETSYTKNSLLQRKVASMVKPILEDTVKRLMSNTGSERCWKVADLGCSSGPNSLLFVSNMLSIIDNVNLSLNQRTPRLLEIYMNDLFGNDFNGIFKLIPDFFQRIHEEKNDNHVRCFIHATPGSFYGRLFPDDYIHFFHSSYSLHWLSQAPKSSTNTDEPLNKGNVYITSTSLPSIREAYFSQFAKNFELFLKSRSEELKSDGIMLVTFIGRDETHKIDNPAEVIGMVLNDMVQEGLLEEKKLDFFDLPIYGPTAEEVRQVIEEEGSFAIQTLRTFKIGWDANLHEDVDDSILDSKMKGEFVAKSIRAVFEPLLSVEFGEDATDKLFKRFAKKVAQLIEFQTLEYTNVSVSLAKVF, from the exons ATGATGACAACAGAGAGAGTGCTTCACATGAATGGTGGTGATGGAGAAACCAGCTATACCAAAAACTCCTTACTTCAG AGAAAAGTGGCAAGCATGGTGAAACCTATACTTGAAGATACTGTAAAACGGTTGATGTCAAACACAGGTTCAGAAAGGTGCTGGAAAGTAGCAGATTTGGGATGCTCTTCCGGACCAAATTCACTCTTATTTGTGTCAAATATGCTGAGCATAATAGATAATGTTAACCTGAGCTTAAACCAGCGTACGCCACGTCTATTGGAAATTTACATGAATGATCTATTCGGAAATGATTTCAACGGCATCTTCAAGTTGATCCCCGATTTCTTCCAAAGAATACATGAAGAAAAAAACGACAACCATGTACGGTGTTTTATTCATGCAACACCTGGAAGCTTCTATGGAAGGCTTTTTCCTGATGATTACATCcacttctttcattcttcttacAGTCTCCACTGGCTATCACAG GCACCAAAAAGCTCGACCAACACAGACGAACCACTCAACAAGGGAAATGTTTATATAACAAGTACAAGCCTTCCTTCTATCCGTGAAGCATACTTTAGCCAATTTGCAAAGAATTTCGAACTTTTTCTAAAATCACGTTCAGAGGAATTAAAGTCGGATGGTATTATGTTAGTTACATTCATCGGTAGAGATGAAACCCATAAAATTGATAATCCTGCAGAGGTAATTGGAATGGTACTCAATGACATGGTTCAAGAG GGTCTActtgaagagaaaaaattagactTCTTTGATCTTCCTATATATGGTCCTACTGCTGAAGAAGTTAGACAAGTGATTGAAGAAGAAGGATCCTTTGCCATTCAAACACTAAGGACTTTCAAAATAGGTTGGGATGCAAATCTTCACGAGGATGTCGATGATTCTATACTTGACAGCAAAATGAAAGGAGAGTTCGTAGCCAAGTCCATTAGAGCTGTTTTCGAACCTCTTTTGTCAGTTGAGTTTGGGGAAGATGCCACGGATAAATTGTTCAAAAGATTTGCAAAGAAAGTTGCCCAACTCATTGAATTTCAGACTTTGGAGTATACTAATGTGTCAGTGTCCTTGGCCAAAGTTTTTTga
- the LOC106773420 gene encoding uncharacterized protein LOC106773420 translates to MTEDQSNNPASPFYLHPGENPGLTVISQVLNETNYSSWSRSMRRALLSKNKIKFIDGSIKKPKRTKNLFDSWERSNMMVLSWIIKTLSPQIVESVIYVEEAKELWDELRERFSKGDYFKISDLLQDIHSIKQGEKSVNQFFTDLKILWEELESLRPIPSCTCKIPCSCELSKISLKYREIEHVICFLKGLNDTYSTVRTQILLMEPLPHINRVFSLIMQQERQERPDIAHNQLAKTTKILATVNNRGSNWNGDQTWKNQGRGSGQGRGRGRNPNYGKQCSYCNKMNHTVDECYSKHGYPPWYKKTDGNPEGRGGWSSANACQSTFGPETVQKDSTSTTLSSLTAQQMQKLLKLIEKADEPSHNVNHMQSNDKEGDPGTLSWIIDTGATDHVTHEKENFVTFYKIKPITVRLPNNTVITAKYAGTVQFCSSFILFNVLYIPDFSFNLISVQSLTKDLNCSLTFSSKDCQIRENAT, encoded by the coding sequence ATGACAGAAGATCAGTCAAACAATCCTGCTAGTCCCTTCTACCTACATCCTGGGGAGAATCCAGGTTTAACAGTCATTTCTCAGGTTTTAAATGAAACCAATTATTCTTCTTGGAGTAGAAGTATGAGAAGGGCTCTTCTTTCtaagaacaaaatcaaatttattgatgGGTCTATCAAGAAACCCAAAAGAACTAAAAATCTGTTTGATTCATGGGAAAGATCCAATATGATGGTGCTCTCATGGATTATAAAGACACTTTCTCCACAAATTGTAGAAAGTGTGATATATGTTGAAGAGGCAAAGGAATTATGGGATGAATTAAGAGAAAGATTCTCTAAAGGAGACTACTTTAAAATTTCTGATCTCCTTCAAGATATCCACTCAATCAAACAAGGGGAAAAGAGTGTCAACCAGTTTTTTACTGATCTGAAAATACTTTGGGAGGAATTGGAATCCCTTAGACCCATACCCAGCTGTACTTGCAAAATCCCCTGCAGTTGTGAACTCTCCAAGATTTCTCTAAAGTACAGAGAGATTGAGCACGTCATATGCTTTCTAAAAGGGCTCAATGACACCTACAGCACTGTCCGTACCCAAATTCTTTTAATGGAACCCCTCCCACACATAAACCgtgttttttctcttattatgCAACAAGAAAGGCAAGAAAGACCTGACATTGCCCACAATCAGCTTGCTAAAACAACAAAGATTCTTGCCACTGTTAATAACAGAGGCAGCAACTGGAACGGAGACCAGACCTGGAAAAATCAAGGTCGTGGTTCTGGACAAGGAAGAGGCAGAGGCAGAAATCCTAACTATGGGAAACAATGCTCCTACTGCAATAAGATGAACCACACAGTGGATGAATGTTACTCCAAGCATGGCTACCCACCTTGGTACAAAAAGACAGACGGGAATCCTGAAGGCAGGGGAGGTTGGAGTTCAGCCAATGCTTGCCAAAGTACCTTTGGACCAGAGACAGTACAGAAAGACAGCACAAGCACTACCTTAAGTTCATTAACAGCACAACAAATGCAGAAGCTTCTCAAACTGATTGAGAAAGCTGATGAGCCCAGTCACAATGTCAATCACATGCAAAGCAATGATAAGGAAGGTGATCCAGGTACTCTCTCTTGGATTATTGATACTGGGGCCACAGATCATGTGACCCATGAGAAAGAAAACTTTGTAactttctataaaattaaacccATAACTGTTAGGCTACCTAATAATACTGTTATTACAGCCAAATATGCAGGGACAGTTCAGTTTTGTAGCagttttatcctttttaatGTCTTATACATTCCAgatttttcattcaatctaATCTCTGTTCAAAGTCTTACAAAAGACTTAAATTGCAGTCTAACTTTTTCCTCTAAGGATTGCCAGATAAGGGAGAATGCTACATAG
- the LOC106773421 gene encoding uncharacterized protein LOC106773421 has protein sequence MVITTIIARYSVGKVLVDQGSWTNILYWKRFQQMEVPDDRIMPFHEYILRFAGDRVDTRGSVNLRMSLGTEKRAKGLRVRFLLVEAETSYNVLLGRPCLNAFEAIVSTPHLTLKYPSDDGRIWTVRADQKVAREFYAAGLKVKSFTAKIPEARLEVTMAELDPRTNTEDRAEPIGETTVDMPGIHPDAISHKLSLFKDARPVSQKKRRMGAEKRKVVDKEVCKLLEVGFIREVKYTTWLANVVMVKKPNGLGVTFVTLEFAVLSFTF, from the exons ATGGTGATAACGACCATAATCGCTCGGTATAGTGTGGGTAAGGTCCTTGTAGATCAGGGAAGTTGGACGAACATCTTATATTGGAAGAGGTTTCAACAAATGGAGGTGCCAGATGACAGAATCATGCCTTTCCATGAGTACATTTTGAGATTTGCAGGCGATCGGGTGGATACAAGAGGTTCTGTTAATCTTAGGATGAGCTTGGGGACGGAAAAGAGGGCTAAGGGGCTGAGGGTAAGGTTTTTGTTGGTGGAAGCAGAGACTTCATATAATGTGTTATTGGGGCGACCATGTTTAAATGCCTTTGAAGCCATAGTCTCCACTCCCCACTTAACCTTGAAGTACCCTTCAGACGACGGGAGGATATGGACGGTCCGGGCGGACCAGAAGGTAGCTCGTGAGTTTTATGCAGCAGGGCTAAAAGTAAAATCTTTCACTGCCAAGATACCCGAAGCCCGATTAGAGGTGACTATGGCTGAATTGGACCCGAGGACTAATACAGAAGATCGGGCGGAGCCTATAGGGGAG ACTACAGTGGACATGCCCGGAATTCATCCTGATGCTATCTCTCACAAGTTGTCCTTGTTTAAAGACGCCCGACCGGTTTcacaaaagaagaggagaatgGGAGCTGAGAAGAGAAAGGTAGTGGATAAGGAGGTTTGCAAGCTGTTGGAAGTTGGCTTCATAAGGGAGGTAAAGTACACCACTTGGTTGGCCAATGTGGTAATGGTGAAAAAACCCAACG GTTTAGgtgtgacctttgtcacattagagttcGCTGTTTTGTCTTTCACGTTTTAA